The genomic region AGCCTCGCGCGACCCCCTCATACCTGCTCATAAACACGAGCTTACATGCGCCATCAAATCCAAGATGCAACTGTTTAACACAACCAACAATGAAACGTTTGCCTGGCAGCGATCTAATGTCTTTTAGCTGCCCCTCCTACTCACAAGTGACCCTGTGCAGGATTCgtaggtctgtgtgtgtgtgtgtgcgcgtggtTCCCACTTGTTATGACTAACGTGCGTCTCTTATTACACATTAACTAATTATCTAGTCAAAACAAACCACGATCCGCTGCACTGCCTCCGTTTCCACTGGGAAAAGTAGTTAAATGCATTATTTACGTAACGTGAGGACAGTCGGAGACATCGCGATACTTTAGTGTGAGCATACAGATTATtgatgtacagttttttttgtagtcCTGCTGCTGAGCGCTGATTGGCTGAGTCATAGTCAAGCCAACGGTTAAACATCCAATCTGATAATGACATTATTTAGCtttctgtggttttattttttatttttatttagctttGTGAGGTGCAGAAGAAGTAATGTAGCATTAACACAGaagcaaataaatcaaaaataaccacaaatgttgtccatgttgtgtttacagactatatctctgagtgctaccggatgctgaaacatgtttctttgtcaaaatgtcataaaacaaaaaaaataaaaaaaatgatgaaatgtatgatgataatgggggcgggactagataagctttgcttctcccgctttccctttcggttatgtatattgtgtgaactgcactgctgtgtgatgagtgatctaaatgtcatgaccgaaataaataaatacatgtaaatagGGATGTAACggtatgaataaaataaaataaattataataatacaattattattataatacataataatattaataaaatacatttaaataatggcAGCAATGCGAGATTGTCGTGGTCATGCGAGACTATTGTGGCCATATTTGTGCGGGGGATACAGGAAATgacttatttttaaaaatcaatcaaaggATTTTATGAATTGATGCTCTGAATGAAAATTGGTatgaaatggaaaatgttttcatttttttatttttgggaaCCAGCCCTAATCAGCACAAAAACTGATTTTCAATGAATGAGTCAAAATTGACAAAACAATGACcggaaaatgtttgttttctccacaggTCAAAGAACTTGTGCTTGACAACTGTCGCTCAAACGAAGGCAAGATCGTGGGTCTGACAGATGAATTTGAAGAGCTGATATTTCTAAGCACAATCAATGTTGGCTTGACGACAGTTGCCCACTTGCCAAAGCTAAATAAACTCAAAAAGGTGaggtattttttttcctcttcttagCAAAACAAGTGTTTAACTTTATACTTTTCATTGTTGCATATTTTCATTGTTCTATTGATCGACAGCTTGAACTCAGCGATAACAGGATCTCAGGGGGGTTGGAAGTTCTGGCAGTAAAGTGCCCCAACCTCACACATCTCAACCTCAGTGGCAACAAGATTAAAGACCTCAGCACAATAGAGCCATTGGTAAGTAATACTACAGTCATTAAACACGACACAGCGCAGCAGGCTTTATTAATCATTGAGCTTTGATGGTTCCTACGACAGAAAGAACTGGGGACTCTGAAAAGCCTCGATCTGTTTAACTGTGAGGTGACAAACCTCAACGAATACAGAGACAACGTCTTCAAGCTACTACCCCAGCTCACGTACCTGGATGGGTACGACAAAGACGACAAAGAGGCACCGGACTCTGACACGGAGGTCTACGCAGAGGGATTGGACgacgatgaggaggatgaagacgGTGAGTGTGGTTCTACAGACCAAGTGCTACATGCGCCCGTGTCATGATAAAGTGTATTGGAACATGGGGCCCATCATTTTACCATCAAACACATTTCACCCAGATGTAGACGAGGAGGAATATGATGAAGACACAGCTccaggagacgaggaggaggaggaggagggagaggaggatgaagaggagaatgaagaagaggaggaggatgacctCAGTGGAGAGGTGGGATGAGAATGAACGGGATTTTTGTtctgaaatgatgaaaaatctgaaaaataacGTTGACCTTTTGTTttatgaaggaggaggaagaagaagacgtgaatgacaaagacgctgatgacgacgatgaggaGGGTAAGTGAAACGCTGCTAAATGTGGACTTACATGTGTTTAAGTGCAAACAATGTGCAGAAGTATGACctgaaacaattattttaaatatgactCTTGGTTTTCTAGAACAAGAACGAGGTCAGAAAAGAAAACGAGAGCTGGATGAAGAaggggaggaggatgaagacgaTTGAAAGTCTTCCTGAAGCCACGTTTCGAACTGTTTTAAACTTGTATCTCCAAGTcactcccccaccccccacccccccaacccaCCCCAGTTGAATATTGCAGTAGGAGTGGTTTTCTTGTTATTGGCCAGTCAGGTAGACGGGGCTGTCAGTAGAAATATGTTTAAGTTATGTACCTTTGCTCCCGCGGTCAGTCCCGCGGTCAGTCCCGCTGTCCACATCTGACCGCTCTGTTGACGCGGAGTTTTGTAATATCCAATAATAGCAAAGATGAACCTTTTTaagaaatgtttctgttttctcacTGTTTGTGTAAGACAAGTTTCTGATGActtgtgtattttaagatcctccccctttaaaagaaaagataaaattacaaaaaaaagagtgcatgtctaatacattttaaagtcaacTACTGGATTTCATGTACGATTGTCCTTTTCCTCATCTTCaacttattattatcattattattattattattattattattttttttaaatgtaagttATGTGTTTGTAGTGTCACCAGTATGCCAATACTCTCTCTGCTGTCCTGGTGTGAAACTTCAGTCTGAACATGCACACGTGTAAACCTCACAGGgcatatttttaaatatcataatgttataacaaaaacaaatgtctgccCTTGTCAAAgctattcctcctcctcctcctcctcctcctcctcctcctccttaaaCCCTCAGCTTTGATAGTTCGGAAATTACGTGTTCTTGTAAATAATGACCAAAtctatttttttgtattctcTTTGATGATGGCAGACATTGAACAGACACATGAGGTGAAGCCACAAATTGTAATAAGATATTAAATATGTATGCTGTTTtatctttaacaaaaaaaaagaatagcaGTGGGAAATTTCCTGAATTTGAAGACAACTTTGTATGCATTCTCcttccataaaaacaaatgtccgACACCGGAGCTCATCATTACTTTCTCCACGTTATTTTCTGTGACACGCAGGTGGCAATGTTTGGATTTGTGGTGGTAGTGTAGAGAAATACTTGATATGTAAATGGAGGTTACAGCTGCAGtgtgaattaaaaatgtattgttttaaagtgtaaacTCTGGAAAACAGTCAGTTATTGGGACTTTGTTTTCACCAGTATACAATGGTCAAATTGGCCTACCTCAGtgatctctttctttctttcactatGTTAATTCCACTGTCATGACCCCAAGTTATGTTCCCCCCTCATTCACTTCAATAAAtcccttttatatttatattttgaagTTTGTCGTCCTTGGTTGAAGTCATTAGGGTtggttttaattttgttttctccACTTGGAAGAACCCATCCTGCAGTGGAAGTGGCCGTTACCAAGGTAACTACAGGTTAAAGGCTGTTTTTTCGTCTTCTGAAGTGGATTCACTCGAAGCCACTGAACAATCGGATCAAAATCGGCATTTTTAAAACAGGATCTAACAAGGAGTTGCTCATAAATACACAACTATTATAGCTTTTCTTGGAATTCCTGACAGTGTTGATGCTTTGACTCCTTCGGTATCAGCGCAGCTCAGCCCCACATGtggagaaataaaaactgacgcctgtgatgtgttttattaaaaaaaatgacccaCACACTGTTCAATATTTAGTCTACTCATCACACATTAACTGCTTCTTTCTGCTTTGGCACTAATGGCAGTCTGATATgaacttaaaaaatatatatatatcatagaTTAATCTTTGTGTGTTCATCATCAGACAAAAAAGCAAGTTTAGAAATCTAAAAAGAACCCTTTTTAGTTCTGATGATCATTTACTGTAGAATGTCGCTCCAGCTGACATTAACGGCAGGCATCaacgttttttttcctcactgtaTGAACTTTATTCATGTTTCTGACATTATTCAAGTTTTTCCACCGTTTTCACTTAAACACACTCGACCCGGCATTGAAAACCCAGGGTGAACTTAGACGGTTAATATCCAGCTTTGTTGCACATAATGGAAGGACGGTCAATGTTGGTTTTAGTGAACAAAAGCAAAATATCCGGTGTATGTTCATCTTAGTTCATACTGTTCAGAGATGGTTGATTTGAGTGAAACAACATGAAAAGGCTGGCTTTCACTGCAGCTCATCAGTCTACGGTCaattttttaccatttttctactttcattTGAACCTCTATTCATTTACCATTTATGTGCAATGCCGTTTTCTTCGTTAAAAGCAGAATGAGCAACCCGGCTGTCATAATAGAACCAATCAAATGCAATACCTGTTCCCACTTTcttaaacaatataaaatgatgGTTAAGCAGCAGTTTTAAGCGCAAGCTAATCTAAGAGGTGCAGGAGAGGCACAAGAGCAAAGTTACACATCTAACATGTATCAGGGATAGTAATGAAGtctactttgattaaatgtaaaaaaggaTGGTTAATATTACAGGCTAGTTAAGACTATATTTTCCATACCTCATCTCcagtcacacaaacaatcattcaaGGTACAGTTTCACACAACCCTTGCACCAGCCCTTCACCACAAATAATCAGCAAAGTCTATCAAGCGCCACGATCATTACTTTCACAGCAACATCGTATAAAAAAACCAACGGGATTAGCAAATGTTATCACTTagaaaaagtcaaatgtgacaaataaatagaaacaaataTACATCATGGCCCTCAGAATTAGCCCTAAAACCCAATAACAGCCTGGAGACGCCAGCCCTGCATCCAGGTCTCCCCAGCTGCCTTGGcgtttatttaaataaagaataaaaacacgGCATGTGAGTGAAATATGTACTCCGTGGAAAAGACGGCATGTGTCCGAGATGTGAAGTAAATGTACAACCGACGTTTGTAGGTAAGAAGAGAAGAAATGAAATCCGCAGCTCTGTGGAAAACACgatctgtgtgtgtccaaaTGCTCTTCTCTTCTCGTCCGCTGTGTGCAGATGTGCGTGATGTGCTATACGTCACGTCAGTCTCTTCAAGATGATGTTGCAGCTTGCTGCAAACTGTGTCTGCAGCAGAATCTAAGGCCTTGGGGAAGAGAAACATTAGGAGCCAGTGAGGAGTCTAGTTCGGGCAACAGTATGCTATAATTGATCATAACACTCGAGGCTATGTTAGCTCAAAAGTACAGATTTTTAAATTCCGTGTTAAGGTGTCAAACCGTGATTGCTGCCTTGCCTCAATAACATAATCATTTTTCACGTTTATCACGTTATTATTTCAGTTATCTAATCATTGCACCAGATGAGAGATGATCAAACAGTGATCACATTATTGTGTGCGCTATGCAAGGCAGCATAAATTAagttatattgtgatatatcaAAAAAAAGCAGAGTGGGAAGGCTCAGGAGATTGTTTGGAGGTCAGATTTCGGGGGCAAAGGAAGCAGTATTGCCAGTCCATGGAGAAAAGAGGTCAGACGTTGTTGGGGCTAACGTTCTTCAGGTTGTtgagctccagctccagttgACGTATTCGCACATCCTTGGTGGTGAGCTCTTCCTTCAGCCGCCGgagctcctcctgctgctggaaGAACATCCGCAGGAGCTTTGAAAATAGAAAGAAGAGATTTTGACAAGATTTTCAATTTAGTATCTAGTAACTAGAACCCAAGTAGTAAAAATAAGATTGATCAGCCAATATGTGGACATTTAGCATGTTTATGGTTAAACAGTACAATTTAAACAATATTTGTCCTCATTAAGAGTCATTTTCTAATATTAGTTTTACCTCGTTCTCCGTCCTGGGTGGTACGTTCTCCAGCAGATCAATCCCGTTCACTACTACGCTCTTCTTTTCCTTTACTGGGGCCTTGAACACTAACTTGTTTGGCCGCTGGTAACCTTCTTTCAGGGACATCAAGACAGGGTCTATTGGGAAAATACGAAAACCCCATATGAAAATACCTTGTTTTACTGTAAGTCTGTGTTTAAACATCTATCCTGTCTAAATGAATTTAAGCACAACATGTTTATATTTGgctaaagatgaaaaaaaaatgaatcaatgaatgaatgaataaataaaagcaatacaATTCCAGTGTTCCAATGTGTTTCCTACCTCTATCAATGCCACTCAGCCATTCGCTGGCGGACAGCGCAGGTTCTGTTCCTGCCGTCATGGGGTAGATGTCCTCCTGGTATGTGTCTGACTGTAAACcaggaaacacaacacatgtttGAGCACAAGGTGGAAGGGGAAAAAGGTCCAAAAGATTTGCTGATCTCACCCTCCAACCATAAAGGTTTTTATCCGCAGATGAATTGGATGAATTTGCCTTTTGTGTGCAACTAAAGtcactttaatataaaaacaaaaaggcttttcatttggatttaaaagGTGAAACAGTATTTGCAGAATTATATTTCATGAAAACATTCCAGAGTGAAGGACCACAGTAACTAAATGCTATTTTAACCGCTGCTCATTTTACCTGGAGTACAACTAGAACCTGAGAACCTGAGAGGTCTGATGGGATGGTAGTTAATGAGCAGGTCAGAAACATACTGGGGAGCTGAGCCATTAGGTGATTAAAAACTAA from Solea solea chromosome 5, fSolSol10.1, whole genome shotgun sequence harbors:
- the anp32a gene encoding acidic leucine-rich nuclear phosphoprotein 32 family member A isoform X1; translated protein: MDMKKRIHLELRNRTPSDVKELVLDNCRSNEGKIVGLTDEFEELIFLSTINVGLTTVAHLPKLNKLKKLELSDNRISGGLEVLAVKCPNLTHLNLSGNKIKDLSTIEPLKELGTLKSLDLFNCEVTNLNEYRDNVFKLLPQLTYLDGYDKDDKEAPDSDTEVYAEGLDDDEEDEDDVDEEEYDEDTAPGDEEEEEEGEEDEEENEEEEEDDLSGEEEEEEDVNDKDADDDDEEEQERGQKRKRELDEEGEEDEDD
- the anp32a gene encoding acidic leucine-rich nuclear phosphoprotein 32 family member A isoform X2; its protein translation is MHHGSGSGGINKVKELVLDNCRSNEGKIVGLTDEFEELIFLSTINVGLTTVAHLPKLNKLKKLELSDNRISGGLEVLAVKCPNLTHLNLSGNKIKDLSTIEPLKELGTLKSLDLFNCEVTNLNEYRDNVFKLLPQLTYLDGYDKDDKEAPDSDTEVYAEGLDDDEEDEDDVDEEEYDEDTAPGDEEEEEEGEEDEEENEEEEEDDLSGEEEEEEDVNDKDADDDDEEEQERGQKRKRELDEEGEEDEDD